From the genome of Medicago truncatula cultivar Jemalong A17 chromosome 2, MtrunA17r5.0-ANR, whole genome shotgun sequence:
ttcatataattttccttaattaaatttaattctttaatccttttaaggaattaaacataattatttttatgatttcattcatatgattttgttgccttaaatgaagaaatatgagagatgaataatatctgCAATCGGTAGTTAATGAACCTGAAAtgatgattcaaaaaaaaatgcaacaaaaacgtttcaaatgatagaataattatatttgtaattattagtaattaatttcattgatgtctaTCATTATTGATAGGTTTGACTaacctattattactttatactaatatttcagatattattactttaattaacatgaaaaatgcaacaacaaaaaatataaatgtttgtcatCGGTAATTAATGGAcctaaaatggtgattcaataaaaaaaatgcaacaacaaaaaacattataaataaaaagagcatttaagtcctcaaaaacatttcaataattgtaaaaattaagcatttgaatattgttttgcaaattacttaaataaaaaaaatctttgtgcacaattattttaatgtagaaaatataacaacatattataccttaaaagaaatcgttgtgcacaattattttaacgatttattattattattattattattattattatttaagtaatgtgcaaaacaatattcaaatgcttaatttttatattgatttaaaagctattcttattaagatataaacacataaatataatactgcaattgtttgaaacgtacaaaaataatgattgaaacattcaaaatcaataaatattattaatgataatttatggtttttgttaaaaaaaaaaaaaacaggtttgaggtttccttgGTAGTATTCCTTGGTAGTTTACTaaaacttcgacagttaactgttgAAGGGCATTTTCGTAAAGTACACGTGTCGCACAACCTTATGTAATGTGTAACAGCAATTCTCAACAAGTTGTATGTTTGAATTCAAAAGAAGACAAAAGGGAAATAGGTAGAAAATGGAAATAGTGAAATAGTAAAGGTTCAATGCACAAAAAAGAGAAACCACATAGTATGCATGAATGTGTGCTATGTCAGCTAGTGAAGAAGGATAATCGTGGTTTAGAATTTTAGATGCTGTTAAGATACAAAAAACATGTTCTTTAACCGTTTCTCATGTTTTTCTAACAACATTAGTTCATCTTGttcctttttattattacaaaattaaaacagAGAGAGTTTGAACACAAGCCTTTGaatcttcttccttttctctcatCTCTACCAGGTAAACTCAACAAGACCCAACCTTTCTCATTCAATTCCCATTAATTTTCAGGTAGAATAGAAAACTTGGTAGCTGGTGTTTTCTCTTACCCTTTTTTCTATTGATTAAAAGGATTATATTTTTGTGGTAGTTGAAATTTATAGAACAGTAAGAAGCACAATTTTGACTGTTTGTTTTGAGCTCAATTATGAAACTTGGTAGCTGAATCTTTCTCTTACCCTTTTTTCTATTAAtcaaaaagattatttttttgaaagaattgatgaaaaaaattatattttgttgtagTTGAAATTTATAGAACAGGAAGCACGGTTTTGTATTGAGCTGAATTCTGAATGAAACTTTGTTGTGATTGCTATGTGGTGTTGCAAGTTGTCTATTTAGTTTATTTGACTTGATTTTTCAATCTGTGTGTTAAGGATTGATTGTGGTTCAAAAATGGTTGCTGGAACTGTGCCTGCTTCGTTTTCTAGCCTGAGGACATGTGATTCTGGTTTGGGGTTTGGAAAAAGTATTGATTTTGTGAGAGTTTCTGATTTGCAAAGAATGAAATCTTCAAGGAGGAAGGTGTCAATTATCAGGAACTCAAATCCTAGTCAGGATATTGCTGAACTTCAACCTGCATCCAAAGGAAGTCAACTTTTGGGTATGAAAGTGTTTAatgcttcaatttttttgtttgtggaTTAATTGCCATTCCTAATCCTAAATGCCAACTCTAATGACTAATTAGGTGTTTCTGCTTATAggttctgtttggataaacaacttaatttgtaGCTTATAGCATAACCACTTTTTataagtcaaactgttttcgtATAagcaataagttgttttcataagttattctGGAGAGCTTATGTaattaagctgaaaacaacttataaacatgtcataagctgttttcataagttcccCCAATCAGTCTCACAAGttcttatgtcagtagatatgctcaaataagccaatccaaatagAACCATAGTggatattattaatattaacttGTTTTACTTTAGCCTGATCCATGGATAATATTTTGAAtgtacttgttcaaaaaaatattttgaatgtaGTTCCTAGGCAGAAGTATTGTGAATCATTGCACAAAACTGTGAGGAGGAAAACAAGGACAGTGAATGTTGGTGATGTGACTATTGGTAGTGACCATCCCATCAGAATTCAGACCATGACTACGACCGACACTAAGGATGTCGCTGGAACAGTAGAGCAGGTTACACAGCTGTTCTTCTGCTCTTTACTGATAGCACAAGCTTCTAGCCAATTTACAATTTAGATGgtgtgtttatttttcttctttctattgGCAGGTGATGAAAATCGCAGATAAAGGAGCTGATATCGTCCGGATAACAGTTCAAGGGAAGAAAGAAGCTGATGCATGTTTTGAGATTAAAAACTCACTTGTGCAGAAAAAGTAAGCATAAATTATTGCGAGTTATATTTGACATGGTGGATGCTGTAAGTTAACATTGTTTATGTATTCATCTGCATTCTTATGTACCTATGTCCAGCTACAACATACCATTGGTTGCTGACATTCATTTTGCTCCAACTGTTGCTTTACGAGTAGCTGAATGCTTTGATAAGATTCGTGTCAACCCTGGAAATTTTGGTATGCCTATCTTCATCAATTCAGTAGTCTTCTTTTATTCTCTATTGTGTTATACTTtttttcaatgtgtttttgaaAGTGTTATGTTGCATACTGAATCCAAATTGTTTGTGTCTCACAGCTGATAGACGAGCTCAGTTTGAAATATTAGAGTACACAGAAGACGACTATCAGAAAGAACTTGAGCATATTGAACAGGTCAAACCACCGCCTCTTGTTTTATATCTCAAATTTTTGTCAAGGGCACGCATATGCTCATTCGTGAATACTTCTGTTAGGGTCACTCATCTCCCATACACGGATCCTTATTGACCTATTTTATGCTTTATGAAATTCTAGGTTTTCACACCATTAGTTGAAAAATGTAAGAAATATGGGAGAGCAATGCGCATCGGGACAAACCACGGGAGTCTTTCTGACCGTATAATGAGCTACTATGGTGATTCACCTAGGGGAATGGTCAGTCCTTTTGCCTCTTATTCTGTGACTCACCTTTTGTGCATTGAAGTGTTTGCTCTAGACATTTTGTCCATCTTACTGAGAAATGATTGGACAGGTGGAATCTGCTTTTGAATTTGCAAGGATATGCCGGAAGTTGGACTATCACAACTTTGTATTTTCTATGAAAGCAAGCAACCCTGTTGTCATGGTTCAGGCATACCGCTTACTTGTAGCCGAAATGTATGTCCAAGGATGGGATTATCCGTTACACTTGGGAGTTACCGAAGCTGGAGAAGGTGAGGATGGCAGAATGAAATCTGCAATTGGTATTGGAACTCTTCTTCAGGTATGCATGAAAATCTATTAAGTATATAAGAATGGAAATTATCATCAAGCACTTTAGTTTTGCTACAGACTCGCATGTAAGTTGACGATATGCTTTTCATCAGGATGGATTGGGCGATACGATCAGAGTTTCTCTCACAGAACCACCAGAGGAGGAGATAGATCCTTGTACAAGGTTGGCAAACCTTGGAACGAGAGCAGCTGAACTCCAGAAAGGAGTGGTATGATTCAAAACAATTCTTCAGTTTGACATACCTATACTTTCTAAAGTCTAACATCATAAAATTTATGAACTTATTTTCTCTGACACTGCTTCCATCAGGCACCTTTTGAAGAAAAGCACAGACATTACTTTGACTTCCAGCGCCGTTCTGGTCAATTGCCATTGCAAAAAGAGGTTAAAATTAgaactttttacaaaaatttaatcaaatttttgcCTTACACAAACTCTGAACTTTCTTCCACGTTGTACTTTCCATCTTAATACAGGGTGAGGAGGTGGATTATAGAGGTACCCTCCACCGAGATGGGTCAGTTCTCATGTCAGTCTCCTTGGAGCAGTTAAAGGTAACATTTGGACATCCCCcttgttctctcttctttttgtCTGACCAAATGTTCCTGTCAATATATCTTTTGCGCTAATCACTTTTATATCCTCTTTATTCCCTGATTTTTACAGACACCGGAGCTCCTTTACAAGTCACTTTCTGCAAAACTCATTGTTGGCATGCCATTTAAGGTTTTGGTTACTCAATCTTATCAATTAAATGTCCTGTGATTTAAATAACTAGTTATTTACATAGTATGCCCTGCATATTCAGGATCTGGCAACAGTAGATTCAATCTTATTGCGGGAACTTCCTCCAGTAGATGATGTTGATGCTGTAAGAACAAAGAACCTTCACTTTGGCAACCAAACCTAAATTAGGAGaatttatttcatcttttttatcCGCAAAACAATTTCTACATTGTCAAGTTATTGTGACAGTTGgaataattttctctttctctcatttTCGGTACTATGATCAGCGGCTAGCTCTAAAAAGACTGAACGATATTAGTATGGGAGTTATAACTCCTTTATCGGAGCAGCTAACAAAGCCATTACCAAATGCCATAGTTCTGGTAAACCTTAAGGAGCTATCTACTGGAGCTCATAAGCTTTTGCCACAAGGTGCTACTCAAtccgtgttttttttttttttcctcctgtTTTTTAGATTCGTAGTAAATGTGTGATCTTATATCTATTGTTTCCTTATTAGGCACACGCTTGGTTGTGTCCGTGCGTGGTGACGAGCCTTATGAAGAACTGGAAATTCTCAAAGATGTTGATGCTACTATGCTTCTCCATGACCTGCCTTATACAGAAGACAGAATTAGTAGAGTGCACGCAGCGAGGCGGTGAGAATACTTCACATGC
Proteins encoded in this window:
- the LOC11413255 gene encoding 4-hydroxy-3-methylbut-2-en-1-yl diphosphate synthase (ferredoxin), chloroplastic, which gives rise to MVAGTVPASFSSLRTCDSGLGFGKSIDFVRVSDLQRMKSSRRKVSIIRNSNPSQDIAELQPASKGSQLLVPRQKYCESLHKTVRRKTRTVNVGDVTIGSDHPIRIQTMTTTDTKDVAGTVEQVMKIADKGADIVRITVQGKKEADACFEIKNSLVQKNYNIPLVADIHFAPTVALRVAECFDKIRVNPGNFADRRAQFEILEYTEDDYQKELEHIEQVFTPLVEKCKKYGRAMRIGTNHGSLSDRIMSYYGDSPRGMVESAFEFARICRKLDYHNFVFSMKASNPVVMVQAYRLLVAEMYVQGWDYPLHLGVTEAGEGEDGRMKSAIGIGTLLQDGLGDTIRVSLTEPPEEEIDPCTRLANLGTRAAELQKGVAPFEEKHRHYFDFQRRSGQLPLQKEGEEVDYRGTLHRDGSVLMSVSLEQLKTPELLYKSLSAKLIVGMPFKDLATVDSILLRELPPVDDVDARLALKRLNDISMGVITPLSEQLTKPLPNAIVLVNLKELSTGAHKLLPQGTRLVVSVRGDEPYEELEILKDVDATMLLHDLPYTEDRISRVHAARRLFEYLSDNSLDFPVIHHIQFPNGIHRDDLVIGAGSHAGALLVDGLGDGLLLEASDKDFDFLRNTSFNLLQGCRMRNTKTEYVSCPSCGRTLFDLQEISAEIREKTSHLPGVSIAIMGCIVNGPGEMADADFGYVGGAPGKIDLYVGKTVVKRAIAMEQATDALIDLIKEHGRWVDPPVEE